From Pleurocapsa sp. PCC 7319:
AGATATTCAAGTAGTTGAAGTAATTGCTGATGCTGGAGTAGCTAGAACTGGAGCCAGCACCAACCATTCCCGTTTAACCCCTTTGCCCAAAGGGACGAGAGCCAGAGTGACAGGAAAAGAGGGAGAATGGTTGCGGTTAGATTATGGAGGTTGGCTCAAAGCTGAGGAAACTAAGTCCGTTCTGGGTAATATACCTCCTCAGTCTATAATTCGGGGGATCACTGCTAGACAAGTAGAATCAGCAACAGAAATTATTTTTCCGTTGCAATTGCCTGTACCTGTAGAAGTTAAGCAAAAAGAAACCAGTATTACTCTTACTCTGCACAATACCACCGCTCAAACCGATACCATCCGTCTAGATGCCAATCCCATAATTAAACGTCTTGATTGGCAACAGGTATCACCAACTCAAATTGACTATACTTTTGAACTTCATCAGCAACAACAATGGGGTTACGATCTGCGCTATGAAGGAACAAGTTTGATTTTTACTCTGCGTCATCCCCCTCAAGCTTTATTGCCCTCTGATATTAATACAGCCAAATATCAAGGAAGTAATTTAGCAGAAAGCAAAGTTACTCAGCTACAGTCTCTGAACAACATAGAAATATTATTAGATCCCGGACATGGTGGTCAGGAATCCGGTGCTAAAGGTCCCACTGGCTATCCAGAAAAAGATGTTAATTTACTACTGTCTAAGTTAATTGAGCAAGAATTAAACCAATTAGGGGCAAAGGTCTATTTAACCCGAGAGGAAGATGTCGATGTTTCTCTCAAAAAACGAGTAGCGATGATCGATAAAATTAAACCTGATTTAGCAATTTCGATTCACTATAATGCTCTACCTGATAGTGGTGATGCAGAGAATACTCAGGGAATAAGCACTTTCTGGTATAACACCCAAGCCCATGATCCAGCCATGTTTCTGCATAATTACTTAGTTACTCAATTGAATCGTCCTAGCTATGGCACATTTTGGAATAACTTGGCTTTGACTCGTCCCCATACGGCACCAACGTTTTTATTAGAATTAGGCTTTATGATTAATCCTGAAGAATTCGAATGGATTACCAATACTCAAGAACAACAAAAATTAGCTAAGGCAATTGCTCAAGGAATTAAAGAGTGGTTTGTTACAGTTGAATGATTCGTCTGGTCATTAATCTATTATCTGGTCATTAATCTATTATTGATTGTTCAATTATCTCAACGCTTCCTAAAAATGGTTCTGAGGAAATCTCTCCTAAGTTCACATGGCGATCGCTTAAAAATTGGTTACCTTTTGAATCAAATTTCAAATTGCTATCCATAATAATTTATCAAGCGAAAAGAAAGCTTTCAATGGTTGTCAAAAGCTTTCTTTTATCTGCTCAAATTTAGATTTTCTTCGTAATTACACTGAATATTTTATTGAGTTATTTTTATTTATTTCAAGTATTCAACTACGATCATTTATGTGAACTTTAAGTAACTTCTTTAAAATGTATTGCTTTTGTAAAGATGCTGTATCAGCAATAGAAATTCTTTAATATTTGTGCAATTATATTTATGAGAACTACAAACTTTTTTAAAAAGATAACTTCTAAATATCGATCTTAAACAAACAGATTTAATGAGCTTGATATTACAATTAATTTTGAAGCAAACACAGATGTAAATTATTTTAAAGAGAATATGAGCAGCTTATTATCATCAATAATAATGAGCTGTTTAGACATACAAGTTAATCTCAATATAAGTTCAACAAGCCTTTAAAAGCTAGGTTGAATTGATTAGACAACAACTGTATTCTTCAGGAGTAAAACCAGAAAATACTAGTAATGTCTATGTTCGCTCTCTCTTGGGCATATTTATACAGCTAAATTTTATCGCATATATATGATTAGAAACCATCAATCGCTCAAAAATATCAATTCTATTAAAACTAGAGATTTTAATTTATTGAATTGCTTAGTAATTCACTACATAAACTAATCAATATTTTGACCAAGTATTGAAATTAAGTAAATTGTTCCAGATTGACTGAATCAAGAAAATAATTTGACTGAATTATAAGGCGATCGCTCTGCACTTTGCTTAACTCAGAGTTGCTGTCAGAAATCTTTAACTACATACAACTATTCTTCAAATTTATATTATCGACATGAATCAGATTGTACCGTTAACCTGCAAGGAAGAATTTTCTTTGTCTTTAGCTCAACAGAGACTGTGGGTTCTCCATCAACTCGAAGGAGCTAGCTCCACCTACAATATGCCTACTGCCTGGCAGGTAACAGGTAGATTAGAGCTGACAGCATTAGAGCAAGCAGTCTCGGAAATTGTGCGTCGTCACGAAATACTACGTACCAATTTTCAGGTGGTCGATGGTACTGCGGTACAAGTGATTCGCCCCCATACCCCCATATCTCTACCCCTAATCGACCTACAACACCTGTCCGAGGGTGAGAGTGAGGCACAATTACAACGTATACTCACCGAAGAAGCCGAGCGACCCTTTGACTTGAGTCAAGAACCCTTATTGCGTCTCCTTCTGATCGAGTTAGCTGCCGATTCCCAGGTGCTGCTGGTGAATATGCATCATATTATCTCCGATGGCTGGTCGATGGGAGTTTTTACTCAGGAGCTATCAGCTCTCTACAATGCTTATATTCAAGGACAACCATCTCCTTTACCAG
This genomic window contains:
- a CDS encoding N-acetylmuramoyl-L-alanine amidase encodes the protein MKQVFGLAALTDIMLIGGMMTIPLSAHAESPLTVVYPPPDHQTTAEQIFFIGTAPSQEQVFINNQPIKKRSHAGHFAPSLPLKMGENIFTIRHQDEEIKIKVTRNSEQPEVPKTLAFAPDSLTPGVDITRMPHEPICLGAVAPPNANVSAMVGRSKILLLPQLESIDLPPNSAVLTAENRPSINSNSGKYQGCTTLEISRNYGKPVFELERDGKKVTKQGRGQIEILSPKDIQVVEVIADAGVARTGASTNHSRLTPLPKGTRARVTGKEGEWLRLDYGGWLKAEETKSVLGNIPPQSIIRGITARQVESATEIIFPLQLPVPVEVKQKETSITLTLHNTTAQTDTIRLDANPIIKRLDWQQVSPTQIDYTFELHQQQQWGYDLRYEGTSLIFTLRHPPQALLPSDINTAKYQGSNLAESKVTQLQSLNNIEILLDPGHGGQESGAKGPTGYPEKDVNLLLSKLIEQELNQLGAKVYLTREEDVDVSLKKRVAMIDKIKPDLAISIHYNALPDSGDAENTQGISTFWYNTQAHDPAMFLHNYLVTQLNRPSYGTFWNNLALTRPHTAPTFLLELGFMINPEEFEWITNTQEQQKLAKAIAQGIKEWFVTVE